The sequence below is a genomic window from Nicotiana tomentosiformis chromosome 6, ASM39032v3, whole genome shotgun sequence.
TCAAAAGATGTTGAGTTGTGATTTTTACTTTCCCCAACAAGATTTCTCTTTCCAACACTTCCTTTTGTCGAGGCCACAGATCTAACGCTTTGCCCGCGTCCCCTTGCTAAAGCACCAGGTTGACTGTAAGTGTCTCGTACATTCTTCGAAGTAGCTCCAACTTTTGAAGATTTTGATTTGAGTAAAGCATAAAATAACTTCCAATCTTATAACaaaaaaaagaataattaaaaCTTGAGACCTTGCATCATTTCAGCTTCTTGAGTGAAGGGAATATCTTCTTCCATCATATCAAAACCAGAAGGCATAagattattactattatatgctAGCTTATTCTGCTTAGAAGCCCCTAAGTTGTAATATTTAATCTCTCCATACAGATTTTTATTGCCAACATTTACTTTTGCAGAGCCCAAAGATCTAAAGCTTTGCCCTCGTCCCCTTGCTAAAGACGCAGGTTGAATGTATGCAAGATTTACATTCTTCAAAGCTGCTCCTGTTTCTGCAAATTTTGAT
It includes:
- the LOC104108753 gene encoding uncharacterized protein → MNPSKFQKSKMGATSNNVHHAYIQPGALERGRGHNFGSLGSVKISIEKRTLIGESKNHNSTTFEQNKLAHTNNLVPPGFASVEDDAPLAQNVEAKQETGAALKNVNLAYIQPASLARGRGQSFRSLGSAKVNVGNKNLYGEIKYYNLGASKQNKLAYNSNNLMPSGFDMMEEDIPFTQEAEMMQARGRGQSVRSVASTKGSVGKRNLVGESKNHNSTSFEQNKLAHNSNNLMPPSF